One genomic segment of Dioscorea cayenensis subsp. rotundata cultivar TDr96_F1 unplaced genomic scaffold, TDr96_F1_v2_PseudoChromosome.rev07_lg8_w22 25.fasta BLBR01000331.1, whole genome shotgun sequence includes these proteins:
- the LOC120254067 gene encoding late embryogenesis abundant protein D-29-like translates to MGTVTVTRRNGLAMGILAMLAVLLMTSASATSSKGSAVFEEDTREAAEEAGEESWTSWAKEKISEGLGLNQREEEEEKAAKTATDEVTFDTTRYATEKAGEATDAYNQQSSAAGENAKQAADKAQEIAYDKAKKLKEKVAEGKEAAEGTTENVREETKDTADVAKDAAGSLTEAAQKAKKETREVAKDAAGRVTEAAEKAANEAKQKAIEAGEQLHHAKDKAETKSQEKAGVAKAKAGESWMVQRRP, encoded by the exons ATGGGCACCGTGACCGTGACCAGGAGGAACGGCCTAGCAATGGGAATACTAGCGATGTTGGCCGTGCTGCTTATGACATCCGCATCAGCCACGTCGTCAAAGGGCAGTGCGGTATTCGAGGAGGATACAAGAGAAGCAGCGGAGGAGGCTGGAGAAGAGTCATGGACTAGCTGGGCCAAAGAGAAGATTTCCGAGGGCTTGGGCTTGAATCAAcgagaggaagaggaagaaaaggctGCCAAAACCGCCACGGATGAGGTCACTTTTG ATACCACCCGCTATGCCACTGAGAAGGCTGGAGAAGCCACGGATGCTTACAACCAGCAGTCATCCGCAGCGGGGGAGAATGCTAAGCAGGCCGCAGATAAAGCTCAAGAAATCGCCTATG ACAAGGCAAAGAAGCTTAAAGAGAAAGTAGCAGAGGGAAAAGAGGCGGCTGAAGGGACTACAGAGAACGTCAGAGAAGAGACCAAGGATACGGCAGATGTGGCCAAAGACGCGGCTGGCAGTCTGACGGAGGCGGCACAGAAGGCCAAAAAGGAGACCAGGGAGGTTGCCAAGGACGCTGCTGGCAGAGTTACGGAGGCCGCGGAGAAGGCTGCGAACGAGGCAAAACAAAAGGCCATTGAGGCTGGAGAGCAGCTGCACCATGCCAAGGATAAGGCTGAGACCAAGTCCCAAGAGAAGGCAGGGGTTGCAAAAGCTAAAGCAGGGGAGTCCTGGATGGTGCAAAGGAGGCCTTAG